Below is a genomic region from Echinicola rosea.
CCAACGAGCAACTTACCGAAAAAGTAAAACTGGCCTTGGAAAATGGCCTTACTCCTATCTTCTGCTGCGGCGAGCCACTTGAAATCAGGGAAGCCGGTACGCATGAAGCATATGTAAAAGATCAGTTAACAGAGAGCCTATTTGGCCTGAGCGAGGAGGACTTTGCCAAAATCGTAATCGCTTATGAACCGATCTGGGCGATTGGCACTGGCAAGACAGCTTCTTCTGACCAAGCTCAGGATATGCATGCGGCCATCAGGACGCACTTGGCCAGCAAATACGGCCAGCAGATCGCTGACGGCACCAGCATCCTTTATGGAGGTAGCTGTAAGCCGGATAATGCCCAAGAGATTTTCGCCAAACCTGACGTAGATGGTGGATTGATCGGTGGTGCATCCCTTAAATCCAGAGACTTTGTGGACATCATCAAGTCCTTCTAAGATAAATAGAGGCTGTTTTTATGAAACAGCCTCTTTCTTCAAGCATTACACCACAAACTTTTCTATAAACGATGGAATACCTCGAGTTTAAAATTTCCTGTTCACAAGAATTTTCGGAAATCCTCATGGCCGAATTGAGTGAAATCGGCTTTGACTCTTTTTTGGAAACTGACAATGGTGTAGATGCTTATATCCAGGAAGACCTTTTTGATCGGGAGAATTTCCAGGAAGTAATTGGCCGCTATCAGCAATTGGCCAGCATTTCACTTATCGAAGGCAAAATGCCCAAAGTCAATTGGAATGAGGAATGGGAAAAACACTACGACCCTATATCCATTGGCAATGAAGTATATGTCAGGGCCTCCTTTCATGCACCAAGGGAAGATGTCAACTACGACATCCTGATCAATCCAAAAATGTCCTTCGGTACAGGCCACCATGCCACCACCTACCTGATGCTTTCCCATCAGCTGGAAGTGCCGCATGAAGGCAAAAGCATGATTGACATTGGCTCTGGAACGGGGATCTTAGCCATCATGGCCTACAAACTGGGTGCTAAAAATATTGAAGCTTTTGATATCGACAATTGGTGTGTGGAAAACGGTAATGAAAACTTCGAGCTTAACGGCATGGATCAAGTGAAAATGGGCCATGGCACCATTCGTGAAGTAAATCCCAAAGGGCCATTTGACATCGTCATGGCCAATATCAACAAAAATGTGCTTTTGGACGAAATGGAGGTGTATGTTTCCTTGATGAAACCGGACGCCAAACTTTTTCTTAGTGGTTTTTATGAGCACGACATACCCGATCTCCAGTACCGGGCGGAATCCCTTGGCCTTCACCTGAAAGGTCAAAAAGTGAAAGACAATTGGGCGGCGATTGTTTTTGAAAAAAGCTAGTCAAGGAGTGGGGGACGAAAGGCAGCCGAAGAAAAACCAAGTTGTCCCGCCATCGCCGACACGGAACTGCAGGCTGAGTCTATGATAAGACTCAAGAATATGCCCTAATTTTTCCTTGCTATAATTGATCTTGTTGTCCCGCTGTCTCTGACGCGGGATCCTATCAACCGAGTCTTCGAATTCAGACTCAATTTCCATGTCAAAACTTAAACCTTTACCACTTTTAATAGAAGATAGCATCATTTATAACTTGGGAAACGTTTAGTACTTTTGATGCTGGAATTAAGGTGTAATAAAAAGAAGTACCATGGGCAAAAAAACAGTTTCACTCGTGCTTTCAAGTGGTGGTGCCCGAGGATTGGCACATATCGGGGTGATCGAGGCATTGGAGGAGGAGGGCTATACCATCAATGCCATTGCTGGCTGTTCCATGGGGGCATTGATCGGGGGAATTTATGCCCGCGGTAAGCTTCAGGCATACAAGGATTGGATCTGCCATTTGGATAGGATCGATGTGTTTTCATTAATGGATTTCACGATTTCCACCCGTGGTTTTATCAAGGGAAATAAAGTTTTCCAAGCGGTGGAAGCACTGGTGGGCGATGAGCTGATCGAAAACCTGCCCATCCCCTTTGCTTGCAATGCGGTCAACATTTTGTCTGGTGAGGAAGTCACTTTCAGCCAAGGGAGTTTGTTTCAGGCGATTCGTGCCTCCGCAGCAATTCCGACGGTTTTTAAGCCCTATATGATCGGTCACGAGGAGTTTGTGGACGGTGCTCTACTGAACCCCATTCCGGTTGATTTGGCCAAGGACTATGAAAGTGATCTGCTGATCGCTTCCGATGTCAACGCACCCGTTGCCTGCCTGGTCCGAGAGCATCAGGCCCAAAAAGATGGCAAACCACTGATCACCGTACCACAATGGGTCACGGAATACCGCACAAAAATGAGCAAATTTTTTCCCCAAGAACGGAAAGAAAAACCCAAAAGCCCTAGCTTCCTGGATCTGATGAACCTATCCTTTGAGATGATGCAGGACCGGCTTTCTGATTATATCCTTCAGGCGCATACCGTGGATGCGGTGGTACAAATGTCCAGGAGGCAATGCGGCACCTTTGAATTTTACAGGGCCAAGGAAATTATCGAAGTGGGCAAAGACCTTACCCATGCCACCCTAAAGCAGCTCGATCCATGAACATTTCTTCCTTGAATAAATTGTTTGGAAACATCGACATTTACCTGTTGGATCAAATTCTAAAAGGCAGGTTCACTAAAAAAATG
It encodes:
- the tpiA gene encoding triose-phosphate isomerase, which produces MRKKIVAGNWKMNGTQEEGQKLTSEIVNMVKDERISDVTVVLNPPFVHASNVKKLIGGVDNIFLGGQNCSDKASGAYTGETSASILASFGASYVIIGHSERREYFAESNEQLTEKVKLALENGLTPIFCCGEPLEIREAGTHEAYVKDQLTESLFGLSEEDFAKIVIAYEPIWAIGTGKTASSDQAQDMHAAIRTHLASKYGQQIADGTSILYGGSCKPDNAQEIFAKPDVDGGLIGGASLKSRDFVDIIKSF
- the prmA gene encoding 50S ribosomal protein L11 methyltransferase encodes the protein MEYLEFKISCSQEFSEILMAELSEIGFDSFLETDNGVDAYIQEDLFDRENFQEVIGRYQQLASISLIEGKMPKVNWNEEWEKHYDPISIGNEVYVRASFHAPREDVNYDILINPKMSFGTGHHATTYLMLSHQLEVPHEGKSMIDIGSGTGILAIMAYKLGAKNIEAFDIDNWCVENGNENFELNGMDQVKMGHGTIREVNPKGPFDIVMANINKNVLLDEMEVYVSLMKPDAKLFLSGFYEHDIPDLQYRAESLGLHLKGQKVKDNWAAIVFEKS
- a CDS encoding patatin-like phospholipase family protein, producing the protein MGKKTVSLVLSSGGARGLAHIGVIEALEEEGYTINAIAGCSMGALIGGIYARGKLQAYKDWICHLDRIDVFSLMDFTISTRGFIKGNKVFQAVEALVGDELIENLPIPFACNAVNILSGEEVTFSQGSLFQAIRASAAIPTVFKPYMIGHEEFVDGALLNPIPVDLAKDYESDLLIASDVNAPVACLVREHQAQKDGKPLITVPQWVTEYRTKMSKFFPQERKEKPKSPSFLDLMNLSFEMMQDRLSDYILQAHTVDAVVQMSRRQCGTFEFYRAKEIIEVGKDLTHATLKQLDP